Proteins from a single region of Bos javanicus breed banteng chromosome 25, ARS-OSU_banteng_1.0, whole genome shotgun sequence:
- the SRRM2 gene encoding serine/arginine repetitive matrix protein 2 isoform X1 codes for MYNGIGLPTPRGSGTNGYVQRNLSLVRGRRGERPDYKGEEELRRLEAALVKRPNPDILDHERKRRVELRCLELEEMMEEQGYEEQQIQEKVATFRLMLLEKDVNPGGKEENPGQRPAVTETHQLAELNEKKNERLRAAFGISDSYVDGSSFDPQRRAREAKQPAPEPPKPYSLVRESSSSRSPTPKQKKKKKKKDRGRRSESSSPRRERKKSSKKKKHRSESESKKRKHRSPTPKSKRKSKDKKRKRSRSTTPAPKSRRAHRSTSADSASSSDTSRSRSRSAAAKTHTTALTGRSPSPALGRRGEGDVPPREPGTTNIGQPSSPEPSTKQPSSPCEDKDKKEKSAVRPSPSPERSNTGPEPPAPTLLLAEQHGGSPQPLATTPLSQEPVNPPSEASPAQGHSPPKSPEKPPQSSSESCPPSPQPTKVSRHASSSPESPKPAPAPGSRRESSSPASKSRSHGRAKRANSHSHTPSRRVGRSRSPTTNKRGRSRSRTPTKRGHSRSRSPQWRRSRSAQRWGRSRSPQRRGRSRSPQRPGWSRSRNAQRRGRSRSARRGRSHSRSPATRGRSRSRTPARRGRSRSRTPARRRSRSRTPARRRSRSRTPARRGRSRSRTPARRRSRTRSPIRRRSRSRSPARRSGRSRSRTPARRGRSRSRTPARRSGRSRSRTPARRSGRSRSRTPNRRGRSQSRTPARRGRSHSRSLVRRGRSHSRTPQRRGRSGSSSERKNKSRTSQRRSRSNSSPEMKKSRLSSRRSRSLSSPRSKAKSRLSVRRSLSESSPCPKQKSQTPPRRSRSGSSQRKAKSRTPLRRSRSGSSPPGNQKSKTPSRQSHSSSSPQPKMKSGTPPRQGSVTSPQINEESATPQRGSRSESSPDPEVKSRTPSRHSCSGSSPSRVKSGTPPRRSRSGSSSPQPKVKAVTSPVQSHSGFSSPSPSRMTSKTPPRQSRSVSPCSKTESRLLQRHSHSRSSSPDTKVKPGTPPRQSHSGSTSPCPKAKPQTPPGHNLGSKSPCSQEKSKDSLAQSCSESFSLCPGVKSSTPPSFLQQKGQSPTSPDSRSGTSSPEMRPSHSESPYLQSKSQTPPKGSCSRSSSPVAELAPRSPTRGELPASPRLKSEISPEQSRSQSDSFSYPAIDSKSLLGQSRLEPSESKEKTGLLLQEDVSASPPRLKDKLSPPPVQNRPESSPILRDTPRTPSRERGGGVRLSPDTKDQSSALAKPSQDEELMEVVEKSEESSNQVLPHLSPERKETAGSNVESSPEIERPAVPLTLDQSQLQASSEEVSAMASAWSGPHFSPEHKELSNSPPRENSFGSPLEFRNSGGPVAEMNTGFSPEGKDLNGPFPNQLETDPSLDVKEQSTRSSRHSSSELSPDVVEKAGMSSNQSVSSPVLDAIPRTPSRERSSSASSPELKDGLPRTPSRRSRSGSSPGLRDGSGTPSRHSLSGSSPGMKDIPRTPSRGRSECDSSPEPKALPQTPRPRSRSPSSPELNNKCLTPQRERSGSESSVEQKTVARTPLGQRRRSGSSQELDGKPSASPQERSESDSSPDSKAKIRMPLRQRSHSGSSPEVDSKSRPSPRRSRSGSSPEVKEKPRAAPRAQSGSDSSPEPKAPAPRVLPRRSRSGSSSKGRGPSPEGSSSSESSPEHPPKSRTARRSSRSSPEPKTKSRTPPRRRSSRSSPELTRKARLSRRSRSASSSPETRSRTPPRRRRSPSVSSPEPAEKSRSSRRRRSASSPRTKTTSRRGRSPSPKPRGLQRSRSRSRREKTRATRRRDRSGSSQSTSRRRQRSRSRSRVTRRRRGGSGYHSRSPARQESSRTSSRRRRGRSRTPPTSRKRSRSRTSPAPWKRSRSRASPATHRRSRSRTPLVSRRRSRSRTSPVSRRRSRSRTSVTRRRSRSRASPVSRRRSRSRTPPVTRRRSRSRTPTRRRSRSRTPPVTRRRSRSRTPPVTRRRSRSRTSPIARRRSRSRTSPVTRRRSRSRTSPVTRRRSRSRTSPVTRRRSRSRTPPAIRRRSRSRTPLLPRKRSRSRSPLAIRRRSRSRTPRTTRGKRSLTRSPPAIRRRSASGSSSDRSRSATPPATRNHSGSRTPPVALNSSRMGCFSRPSMSPTPLDRCRSPGVLEPLGSSRTPMSVLQQAGGSMMDGPGPRIPDHPRASVPENHAQSRIALALTAISLGTARPPPSMSAAGLAARMSQVPAPVPLMSLRTAPAASLASRIPAASAAAMNLASARTPALPSAVNLADSRTPAAAAAMNLASPRTAVAPSAVNLADPRTPTAPAVNLAGARTPAALAALSLTGSGTAPTAANYPSSSRAPQAPAPANLVGPRSAHATAPVNIASSRTPPALAPANLTSARMAPALSGANLTSPRVPLSAYERVSGRTSPPLLDRARSRTPPGGPGSRTPPSAPSQSRVTSERALSPASRMVQAPSQSALPPAQDRPRSPVPSAFSDQSRSLLAQTTPVAGSQSLSSGTVAKTTSSAGDHNGMLSGPVPGVSHPEGGEPPACAGAQQPSTLAALQPAKERRSSSSSSSSSSSSSSSSSSSSSSSSSGSSSSDSEGSSLPAQPEVALKRVPSPAPAPKEAVREGRPQEPAPAKRKRRSSSSSSSSSSSSSSSSSSSSSSSSSSSSSSSSSSSSSTSSSPSPAKPGPQALPKPASPKKPPPGERRSRSPRKPIDSLRDSRSLSYSPAERRRPSPQPSPRDQQSSSERGSRRSQRGDSRSPGHKRRKETPSPRPVRHRSSRSP; via the exons ATGTACAACGGGATCGGGCTGCCGACGCCCCGGGGCAGCGGCACCAACGGCTACGTCCAGCGCAACCTGTCCCTGGTGCGGGGCCGCCGGGGTGAGCGGCCTGACTACAAGGGAGAGGAGGAACTGCGGCGCCTGGAGGCTGCCCTGGTGAAGCGGCCTAATCCTGACATCCTGGACCACGAGCGCAAGCGGCGCGTGGAGCTGCGATGCCTCGAGCTGGAGGAGATGATGGAGGAGCAGGG GTACGAGGAACAGCAAATTCAGGAAAAAGTGGCGACCTTTCGACTCATGTTGCTGGAGAAGGATGTGAACCctggggggaaggaggagaaccCAGGGCAGAGGCCAGC GGTAACTGAGACTCACCAGTTGGCAGAATTGAATGAGAAGAAGAATGAGCGACTCCGAGCTGCCTTTGGCATCAGTGATTCCTATGTGGATGGCAGCTCTTTTGATCCCCAGCGTCGTGCTCGAGAAGCTAAACAACCAGCTCCTGAGCCTCCCAAACCTTACAG CCTTGTCCGGGAGTCTAGCAGTTCTCGCTCACCAACGccaaagcaaaagaagaagaaaaagaagaaagatcgaGGACG CAGGTCAGAGAGCAGCTCTCCTCGACGAGAGAGGAAGAAGAGTTCTAAGAAGAAGAAGCACAG GTCAGAATCTGAATCCAAGAAAAGGAAGCATAG GTCTCCTACTCCAAAGAGCAAACGTAAATCTAAGGACAAGAAGCGGAAGCG ATCTCGAAGTACAACTCCAGCCCCCAAGAGCCGACGGGCCCACCGTTCAACTTCTGCTGACTCTGCTTCTTCTTCAGATACTTCCCGCAGTCG GTCTCGAAGTGCTGCAGCTAAAACCCATACAACTGCCTTGACTGGACGAAGTCCTTCGCCTGCTTTGGGGCGTCGAGGGGAGGGAGATGTACCTCCCAGGGAACCAGGTACTACCAACATAGGGCAGCCTAGTAGTCCGGAGCCTTCTACAAAGCAGCCTAGCAGTCCCTGTGAAGACAAAGACAAGAAGGAG AAATCTGCAGTTCGACCTAGTCCCTCTCCGGAAAGGAGCAACACAGGGCCAGAACCACCGGCTCCCACTCTGCTCCTTGCTGAGCAACATGGCGGCTCCCCACAACCCCTTGCAACAACCCCCTTAAGTCAGGAGCCAGTGAACCCCCCTTCTGAGGCTTCTCCAGCCCAGGGTCATTCACCACCtaagtctcctgagaaacctcccCAATCTTCTTCAGAGAGCTGCCCACCATCCCCTCAACCTACCAAAGTTTCTCGGCATGCCAGCTCTTCCCCTGAAAGCCCTAAACCGGCACCAGCTCCTGGGTCCCGCCGAGAGAGTTCTTCTCCTGCATCCAAGAGTCGCTCTCATGGCCGAGCAAAACGGGCTAACTCACATTCTCATACTCCTTCCCGTAGGGTGGGGAGGTCCCGTAGTCCTACCACCAATAAGAGGGGGCGGTCTCGGTCTCGAACCCCTACCAAGAGAGGGCATTCTCGGTCCCGGTCACCTCAGTGGCGTAGATCACGTTCTGCACAGAGGTGGGGACGATCTAGAAGCCCCCAGCGACGTGGCCGCTCTAGGTCTCCTCAGCGGCCAGGCTGGTCCAGGAGCAGAAATGCACAGAGAAGAGGCAGGTCTAGATCAGCAAGACGAGGCAGGTCACACTCTAGATCCCCTGCAACTAGGGGCAGATCTCGTTCTAGAACACCTGCCCGGAGAGGCAGGTCTCGGTCTAGAACACCTGCCAGGCGGAGGTCACGATCTAGAACACCCGCCAGGCGGAGGTCACGATCTAGAACACCCGCCCGGAGAGGCAGGTCTCGGTCTAGAACACCTGCTAGGCGCAGATCTAGGACCCGATCACCTATACGACGGAGGTCTCGTAGTAGATCACCAGCCAGGAGAAGTGGCAGGTCACGTTCCAGAACCCCAGCCAGGCGTGGGCGCTCACGCTCTAGAACACCAGCAAGACGAAGTGGCCGGTCACGCTCTAGAACGCCAGCTAGACGAAGTGGCCGGTCACGCTCTAGAACCCCAAACAGGAGAGGGAGATCACAGTCTAGGACACCAGCAAGACGGGGAAGATCCCATAGTAGAAGCCTAGTTAGACGGGGAAGATCTCACTCTAGAACACCACAAAGAAGGGGCAGGTCTGGCTCATCATCAGAGCGGAAGAACAAATCCCGCACATCACAGAGAAGGAGCAGGTCCAACTCAAGTCCAGAAATGAAGAAATCGCGGCTTTCTTCTAGGCGGAGCAGGTCTCTCTCTTCACCAAGGTCCAAAGCAAAATCCCGTTTGTCTGTGAGGCGAAGCCTTTCAGAGTCCTCTCCGTGCCCTAAACAAAAGTCTCAGACACCACCAAGGCGCAGTCGCTCTGGATCATCCCAACGCAAAGCTAAATCCAGAACGCCACTGAGACGAAGTCGCTCTGGTTCTTCTCCGCCTGGTAATCAGAAATCTAAAACACCATCAAGGCAAAGTCATTCCAGTTCATCTCCTCAACCTAAAATGAAGTCTGGAACGCCACCAAGGCAAGGGTCCGTAACAAGTCCCCAGATAAATGAAGAGTCTGCAACGCCACAGAGAGGGAGCCGTTCGGAATCATCACCTGACCCTGAGGTGAAGTCTAGGACCCCTTCGAGACatagctgctctgggtcttctccTTCTAGGGTGAAATCTGGCACACCTCCAAGACGGAGCCGATCTGGGTCGTCATCTCCACAACCCAAAGTGAAGGCAGTAACATCACCAGTCCAAAGCCATTCTGGCTTCTCTTCTCCAAGTCCTAGTAGGATGACATCTAAAACACCTCCAAGGCAAAGCAGATCAGTGTCTCCATGCTCTAAGACAGAATCTAGGTTGTTGCAAAGACACAGCCATTCTAGATCTTCCTCTCCAGATACCAAAGTGAAACCTGGAACACCACCAAGACAAAGTCACTCAGGGTCTACTTCGCCGTGCCCCAAAGCAAAGCCCCAAACTCCACCAGGGCATAATCTTGGATCAAAGTCCCCATGTTCCCAAGAGAAGTCTAAAGATTCACTAGCACAGAGTTGCTCTGAATCCTTCTCCCTCTGTCCAGGAGTCAAGTCTAGCACACCACCCTCATTTCTGCAACAGAAAGGACAATCTCCAACTTCACCAGACTCCAGATCTGGTACTTCAAGCCCAGAAATGAGACCAAGTCATTCTGAGTCTCCATATCTGCAGAGCAAATCTCAAACACCTCCTAAGGGCAGCTGCTCTAGGTCCTCATCTCCAGTCGCTGAGCTGGCACCCAGATCTCCAACAAGAGGTGAATTGCCAGCAAGTCCTAGACTGAAATCCGAAATATCTCCAGAACAGAGCAGGTCCCAGTCTGACTCTTTCTCATATCCTGCCATAGACTCTAAATCTCTTCTGGGGCAGAGCAGATTAGAGCCTTctgaatcaaaagaaaaaactggCTTACTCCTGCAGGAGGATGTTAGTGCATCACCTCCAAGACTAAAAGACAAATTGAGTCCTCCTCCAGTGCAGAATAGGCCTGAGTCCTCACCAATACTCAGAGATACCCCTAGAACTCCATCAAGGGAAAGAGGTGGTGGTGTTAGGTTATCTCCAGATACAAAAGACCAAAGTTCTGCATTAGCTAAGCCAAGCCAAGATGAAGAATTAATGGAGGTAGTAGAGAAATCTGAAGAATCATCAAACCAAGTTCTGCCGCATTTGTCTCCAGAACGTAAAGAAACTGCTGGAAGTAATGTTGAATCATCTCCAGAAATAGAAAGGCCTGCTGTACCTTTGACTCTTGACCAAAGCCAGTTGCAGGCTTCTTCGGAAGAAGTCTCTGCAATGGCCTCAGCTTGGAGCGGGCCACACTTTTCTCCAGAACATAAAGAACTGTCAAACTCTCCTCCCAGGGAGAATAGCTTTGGATCACCTTTAGAATTTAGAAACTCAGGAGGCCCTGTTGCAGAAATGAATACTGGATTTTCTCCTGAGGGTAAAGATTTGAATGGACCTTTTCCTAATCAGCTAGAGACAGATCCATCTCTAGATGTGAAAGAACAATCAACAAGGTCCTCCAGACACAGCAGCTCTGAGTTATCCCCAGATGTGGTGGAAAAAGCAGGAATGTCTTCAAACCAGAGTGTGTCTTCACCAGTACTTGATGCTATACCCAGAACACCTTCAAGGGAAAGAAGTAGTTCTGCATCTTCTCCTGAACTGAAAGATGGCTTACCCAGAACTCCCTCAAGGAGAAGCAGGTCTGGGTCTTCCCCAGGACTTAGAGATGGATCTGGGACTCCTTCCAGGCACAGCCTATCTGGGTCGTCTCCCGGAATGAAAGATATACCTAGAACACCATCCAGGGGGAGAAGTGAATGTGATTCCTCTCCAGAACCAAAAGCTTTGCCTCAGACTCCTAGGCCAAGGAGTCGTTCTCCATCTTCCCCGGAGCTCAACAATAAGTGTCTTACCcctcagagagagagaagtgggtCAGAGTCATCAGTTGAACAGAAGACTGTGGCTAGGACACCTCTTGGGCAGAGACGTCGGTCTGGATCTTCTCAGGAACTCGATGGGAAACCCAGTGCATCCCCTCAGGAGAGAAGTGAGTCAGACTCTTCTCCAGATTCTAAAGCTAAGATACGAATGCCACTCAGGCAGAGGAGTCACTCTGGATCCTCTCCGGAGGTGGACAGCAAATCCCGGCCTTCTCCTCGGCGTAGCAGGTCTGGCTCATCCCCTGAGGTTAAAGAGAAGCCAAGAGCAGCACCCAGGGCACAGAGTGGTTCTGATTCCTCTCCTGAACCCAAGGCTCCTGCCCCTCGAGTCCTTCCAAGACGAAGCAGATCAGGTTCATCAAGCAAAGGCAGAGGCCCTTCTCCTGAAGGAAGCAGCAGTTCCGAGTCCTCTCCAGAACACCCTCCCAAATCCAGAACTGCTAGAAGAAGCTCTCGGTCATCACCAGAGCCCAAGACTAAGTCTCGTACTCCGCCGCGGCGTCGCAGCTCCCGGTCATCTCCTGAGCTGACTAGGAAGGCCCGGCTCTCCCGTAGGAGCCGTTCTGCGTCATCCTCACCAGAGACCCGCTCTAGAACTCCCCCAAGACGCCGAAGAAGTCCCTCAGTGTCTTCCCCAGAGCCGGCTGAAAAGTCGAGATCCTCACGCCGGCGGCGTTCAGCATCCTCTCCACGCACTAAGACAACTTCAAGGAGAGGCCGTTCTCCTTCACCAAAGCCTCGTGGGCTCCAGAGGTCCCGTTCCCGCTCGAGGAGGGAGAAAACCAGGGCCACCCGACGTCGGGATAGGTCTGGATCTTCTCAGTCAACCTCTcggagaagacagaggagccggtcGAGGTCTCGGGTTACTCGCCGTCGGAGGGGAGGCTCTGGTTACCATTCAAGATCTCCTGCTcggcaggagagttccagaaccTCCTCTCGACGTCGCAGAGGTCGCTCTCGGACACCCCCAACCAGTCGGAAGCGTTCCCGCTCACGCACATCACCAGCACCATGGAAACGCTCCAGGTCTCGGGCTTCTCCAGCTACCCACCGGCGATCCAGGTCCAGAACACCCCTGGTTAGCCGAAGGAGGTCCAGGTCTCGAACCTCACCAGTCAGTCGGAGACGATCCAGGTCCCGGACATCAGTGACTAGACGAAGATCCCGATCAAGAGCTTCGCCCGTGAGTCGAAGGCGATCTAGGTCCAGAACACCACCAGTAACCCGCCGACGTTCAAGGTCGAGAACACCGACCCGCCGGCGTTCCCGTTCTAGAACGCCACCAGTGACTCGAAGAAGGTCCAGATCTAGGACTCCACCAGTAACCAGAAGGCGATCTCGAAGCCGAACCTCCCCTATCGCTCGCAGAAGATCGAGATCCAGAACATCCCCAGTCACCCGAAGGAGATCACGATCTCGCACTTCTCCAGTAACTCGAAGGAGGTCTCGCTCGCGAACCTCTCCAGTGACACGCCGCCGATCGAGGTCCCGAACTCCTCCAGCTATTCGGCGCCGCTCCAGGTCTCGAACCCCATTGCTGCCACGAAAGCGCTCTCGAAGTCGCTCGCCACTTGCTATTCGCCGCCGTTCCCGATCCCGTACTCCACGAACAACTCGGGGCAAACGGTCCTTAACAAGATCTCCTCCGGCCATCCGCAGGCGTTCTGCCTCTGGAAGCAGTTCCGATCGATCACGTTCTGCTACTCCTCCAGCAACAAGAAACCATTCTGGTTCTCGGACACCTCCTGTAGCTCTCAATAGCTCCAGAATGGGCTGCTTCAGCCGTCCTAGCATGTCACCAACTCCTCTTGACCGCTGTAGGTCACCCGGAGTGCTTGAGCCCCTCGGCAGCTCCAGAACACCCATGTCTGTCCTGCAGCAAGCTGGCGGTTCCATGATGGATGGTCCAGGTCCCCGAATTCCTGATCACCCGAGAGCATCTGTACCTGAAAACCATGCTCAGTCAAGAATTGCACTTGCCCTGACGGCCATCAGCCTTGGCACTGCTCGGCCGCCTCCGTCCATGTCTGCCGCTGGCCTTGCTGCGAGAATGTCCCAGGTTCCAGCTCCAGTGCCTCTCATGAGTCTCCGAACGGCCCCTGCAGCCAGTCTTGCCAGCAGGATCCCTGCAGCCTCTGCAGCAGCCATGAACCTGGCCAGCGCCAGGACACCTGCCCTCCCCTCAGCAGTCAACTTGGCTGACTCCAGAAcaccagctgcagcagcagccatgAACTTGGCCAGCCCCAGAACAGCGGTGGCACCTTCGGCCGTGAACCTCGCTGACCCTCGTACTCCCACAGCCCCAGCTGTGAATCTAGCAGGAGCCAGAACCCCTGCTGCTTTGGCAGCTCTGAGTCTCACGGGTTCTGGCACAGCTCCAACTGCTGCAAACTATCCGTCCAGCTCCAGAGCACCCCAGGctccagcccctgcaaacctggtGGGTCCTAGGTCTGCACATGCCACAGCACCTGTGAATATCGCCAGCTCAAGAACCCCTCCAGCCTTGGCCCCTGCAAACCTCACTAGTGCTAGAATGGCTCCAGCCTTGTCTGGTGCAAACCTCACCAGCCCCAGGGTGCCCCTCTCTGCCTATGAGCGTGTTAGTGGGAGAACCTCACCACCACTCCTTGACCGAGCCAGGTCCAGAACCCCACCAGGGGGCCCAGGCTCCAGAACCCCGCCATCTGCCCCAAGCCAGTCTAGAGTGACCTCTGAGAGGGCTCTGTCTCCTGCTTCTAGAATGGTCCAGGCTCCCTCACAGTCTGCTCTTCCTCCAGCTCAAGATCGGCCTAGGTCCCCTGTGCCATCTGCTTTTTCTGACCAATCTCGATCTTTGCTTGCCCAGACCACCCCTGTAGCAGGGTCGCAGTCCCTTTCCTCTGGCACGGTGGCAAAGACCACGTCCTCTGCTGGTGACCACAATGGCATGCTCTCTGGCCCTGTCCCCGGGGTGTCCCACCCAGAGGGTGGGGAACCACCCGCCTGTGCCGGGGCCCAGCAGCCTTCCACACTGGCTGCCCTGCAGCCAGCCAAGGAGCGGCGGAGTTCCTCGTCCTCCTCGTCCTccagctcctcttcctcctcgtcGTCGTCCTCGTcgtcctcgtcctcctcctctgGCTCCAGCTCTAGTGACTCGGAGGGCTCTAGCCTTCCTGCGCAACCTGAGGTAGCACTGAAGAG ggtccccagccctgccccagcccccaagGAGGCTGTTCGAGAGGGCCGTCCTCAGGAGCCAGCCCCAGCCAAGCGGAAGAGGCGTTCTAGCAGCTCCAgttccagctcctcctcctcctcttcatcatcctcctcctcttcctcctcctcctcttcctcctcctcctcctcttcctcatcctcttcttcctcctctacttcttcctctccctcccctgctaAGCCTGGCCCTCAGGCCTTGCCCAAACCTGCAAGCCCCAAGAAGCCACCCCCTGGCGAGCGGAG GTCCCGCAGCCCCCGGAAGCCAATAGACTCCCTCCGGGATTCCCGGTCCCTCAGCTATTCGCCTGCTGAGCGCCGCcgcccctcaccccagccctcGCCGCGGGACCAGCAGAG CAGCAGTGAGCGGGGTTCCCGGAGAAGCCAGCGTGGGGACAGCCGCTCCCCAGGTCACAAGCGCAGAAAGGAGACGCCCAGCCCCCGCCCTGTGCGGCACCGCTCCTCAAG GTCTCCGTGA